One segment of Bacteroides caecimuris DNA contains the following:
- a CDS encoding DUF4369 domain-containing protein has translation MKYTRTLLIIVFASVAQLFYGQERYTISGEFPDRSLDGEYVFLYEHSALVEEPERMKQAFKDTILVVGNTFHYEGTLNRKPFLASLSCSKGRQFRYNTSFVIEPGDIQLRIVDWGSEGNVSGAPINNDYNAYIIECKKQVDKMLYLMRTKREEEAMKSDARLNASFRDAYIRSTEGRLLFGEKYAQYPDVIRSWLAMYIDPINQTAGDEAILSRFLHVVDLMPEAERDILLAWREYRIELQEYMVKAKALKDSLDAKRPRFIEVVPSHSSSTTEKL, from the coding sequence ATGAAATATACACGGACATTATTAATTATTGTATTTGCTTCTGTTGCCCAGCTATTTTACGGGCAAGAAAGATACACAATCAGCGGTGAGTTTCCAGATCGTTCTTTGGATGGTGAGTATGTGTTTCTATATGAACATTCAGCTCTTGTTGAAGAACCTGAACGTATGAAGCAAGCATTCAAAGATACCATACTGGTAGTTGGTAATACATTCCATTACGAAGGAACGCTCAACCGGAAACCTTTTTTGGCTTCTCTCTCTTGCAGTAAAGGTAGACAGTTTCGTTATAATACCTCTTTCGTTATAGAACCGGGGGATATTCAACTTCGCATTGTTGATTGGGGAAGTGAGGGGAATGTTTCCGGTGCTCCTATTAATAATGATTATAATGCGTACATTATCGAATGTAAAAAGCAAGTAGACAAGATGCTCTATTTGATGAGAACCAAGCGGGAAGAGGAAGCGATGAAAAGTGATGCACGTCTAAATGCGTCGTTTCGAGATGCGTATATACGTTCCACAGAAGGTCGTTTGCTTTTTGGAGAAAAATATGCCCAATATCCCGATGTTATCCGATCTTGGTTGGCTATGTATATAGACCCTATTAATCAAACTGCGGGAGATGAGGCTATTTTATCGCGATTCTTGCATGTTGTCGATTTAATGCCTGAGGCAGAACGCGATATTCTTTTAGCTTGGCGGGAGTATAGAATCGAGTTGCAAGAATATATGGTAAAAGCCAAGGCCTTGAAAGACAGTCTGGATGCTAAAAGACCTCGCTTTATTGAGGTTGTTCCTAGTCATTCATCATCAACAACGGAAAAATTATGA
- a CDS encoding glutaminase family protein: MRKYILYLLAILLAACSKSVPYSDETIKNDLRVPAYPLLMLHPHLRLWSTADQLTEKNMTFTNGKNLPFVGFLRVDGTMYRFMGSRDLPMQAIAPMAYDYESWEGKYTSLRPDEGWEQPDFNDQYWQVNEGAFGTRDRRETRTQWLSTDIWVRREIVDIDPYLLENKKIYLRYSCDDRIQLYLNGIQLVDAERMAINQMIELPDAVLNTMRNGKALIAAHCKNEQGSALVDFGLFAEEPGMLVESIAPVASEKEWVAKYTVDDPGEGWDTVAFDDTSWMQGYGAFGTEGGQNVKTPWNTKRLWIRREVSFDPSLVKSRQLFVRYSYNDGMQLLINGKELVRTGTKARNDVKVQIPDSILETMKDGKALFAARCVNWGGTSFADFGLYGELKEAGQKSVDVQATQTHYIFDCGDVELKLTFTAPYLLDDLELLSRPVNYISYQAKALDGKEHDVAIYFEMDPHKAFRAGQSTEMYEKDGWVMMKTGRENQKLWVDKLKDAPAWGYFYLGAKENVTCAQGDAAEMRAHFMKEGDLKEMRRSNEKRYAAIAQKLEMNSEFPQHLIAAFDGLYTMAYFGEDLRPYWNKDGDKTIERLYEDAEKVYKETMARCYAFDRQLMENACRVGGKEYAELCASAYRQAVSSFQMSKNSNDELLYFTTLVGSLDIYYAASPLFLCYNPDLLKAMLNPFFYYSESGKWNKPFPAHDLGGYPFVNGQAKGGDLPVEHAGNMLIMVAAMAKAEKDASYAKAHWETLSKWAGYLMENGVDTDKQMDTDSFAGRYSHNANLSAKGILGIASYALLAKMLGKQEDAEKYLAAAKRMAEEWEKQASDGDHYRLAFDQPDSWGQKYNLIWDKLLDLHVFPDRVVELETAFYRTKLNTYGCPLHSKTDYAKADWTVWTAALQNDRLMFREFILPLYNYMNENKWRVPMADTYNVVNQKTRVTSWGRPVTGAYFIKLLETVIE; encoded by the coding sequence ATGAGAAAGTATATCCTTTATTTGTTAGCTATCCTGTTGGCAGCCTGTTCGAAAAGTGTGCCTTATTCTGACGAAACTATTAAAAACGACTTGCGTGTACCTGCTTATCCGTTGCTGATGCTCCACCCGCATCTGCGTTTATGGTCGACAGCAGATCAGCTGACAGAGAAGAATATGACTTTCACAAACGGAAAGAATCTTCCTTTTGTCGGTTTCCTGCGGGTGGACGGAACGATGTATCGTTTTATGGGTAGTCGTGATCTGCCTATGCAAGCCATTGCACCAATGGCATACGATTATGAAAGCTGGGAAGGAAAGTACACCTCTCTTAGACCGGATGAAGGCTGGGAGCAACCGGATTTTAATGATCAATATTGGCAGGTAAATGAAGGTGCATTCGGTACACGCGACAGACGTGAAACGAGAACGCAGTGGCTTTCAACTGATATATGGGTGCGGAGGGAAATCGTGGATATTGATCCATATTTGCTTGAGAACAAGAAGATTTATTTGCGTTATTCGTGTGACGACCGGATACAGCTGTATCTTAACGGAATACAACTGGTGGATGCGGAGCGGATGGCGATAAACCAAATGATTGAATTGCCCGATGCAGTTTTAAATACAATGCGGAATGGGAAGGCACTTATTGCCGCTCATTGCAAAAATGAGCAGGGCAGTGCGCTGGTCGATTTCGGTTTGTTTGCTGAAGAACCGGGAATGTTGGTAGAAAGCATAGCTCCTGTTGCTTCCGAAAAAGAGTGGGTGGCGAAATATACTGTAGATGATCCGGGAGAAGGTTGGGATACGGTTGCGTTCGATGATACTTCCTGGATGCAGGGATATGGTGCGTTTGGCACGGAAGGCGGGCAAAATGTGAAGACGCCTTGGAATACCAAAAGGCTATGGATCAGGAGGGAAGTCTCATTCGATCCTTCCTTAGTGAAAAGCAGACAACTTTTTGTGCGTTATTCGTATAATGACGGTATGCAACTGCTTATTAATGGAAAGGAGCTTGTTCGTACAGGAACGAAGGCACGCAACGACGTGAAAGTGCAGATCCCGGATTCTATCTTAGAAACAATGAAAGATGGAAAAGCCTTGTTTGCAGCACGTTGCGTGAATTGGGGAGGTACTTCCTTTGCTGATTTCGGGTTGTATGGTGAGCTGAAAGAAGCCGGGCAGAAATCAGTGGATGTGCAGGCTACCCAAACACATTATATTTTTGATTGTGGAGATGTGGAATTGAAACTGACATTTACGGCTCCTTATTTATTGGATGATTTGGAACTGTTAAGTCGTCCGGTTAATTATATTTCTTATCAGGCTAAGGCCTTGGACGGTAAGGAGCATGATGTCGCTATTTATTTTGAAATGGATCCTCATAAAGCCTTTCGTGCCGGACAGTCTACGGAGATGTATGAAAAAGACGGTTGGGTGATGATGAAGACTGGTCGGGAGAATCAGAAGTTGTGGGTAGATAAGCTGAAGGATGCTCCGGCTTGGGGATATTTCTATTTAGGAGCGAAAGAGAATGTTACTTGTGCACAAGGGGATGCGGCAGAGATGAGGGCGCACTTTATGAAAGAAGGTGATTTGAAAGAAATGCGTCGGTCGAATGAAAAACGTTATGCGGCAATAGCACAGAAGCTGGAAATGAATAGTGAGTTTCCTCAACATCTGATTGCGGCTTTCGATGGATTGTATACAATGGCTTATTTCGGTGAGGATCTCCGGCCTTATTGGAATAAGGACGGAGATAAAACGATAGAAAGGTTATATGAGGACGCGGAAAAAGTATATAAAGAAACAATGGCAAGGTGCTATGCTTTTGACAGGCAATTGATGGAGAATGCTTGCCGTGTCGGTGGTAAAGAGTACGCAGAACTGTGTGCTTCGGCATATCGTCAGGCCGTTTCGTCTTTTCAGATGTCTAAGAATTCGAATGATGAGTTGCTCTATTTTACTACGTTGGTGGGTTCGCTGGATATCTATTATGCTGCTTCACCGCTATTTCTTTGTTACAATCCCGATCTGCTGAAAGCAATGTTGAATCCTTTCTTCTATTATAGTGAGAGTGGTAAATGGAATAAGCCTTTCCCGGCTCATGATTTGGGCGGTTATCCGTTTGTAAACGGACAAGCGAAAGGGGGAGATTTGCCGGTTGAACATGCCGGAAATATGCTGATTATGGTGGCTGCTATGGCTAAAGCGGAAAAAGATGCATCTTACGCAAAGGCTCATTGGGAGACTCTCTCCAAATGGGCAGGTTATTTGATGGAGAACGGGGTTGATACCGATAAACAGATGGATACTGACAGCTTTGCCGGCCGCTATTCTCATAATGCTAATTTGTCTGCCAAAGGAATTCTAGGTATTGCATCGTATGCTCTTCTGGCAAAAATGCTAGGTAAACAGGAAGATGCTGAAAAATATTTGGCAGCAGCAAAAAGAATGGCGGAAGAATGGGAGAAGCAGGCTTCTGACGGAGACCATTATCGTTTGGCTTTTGACCAGCCGGATAGCTGGGGGCAAAAGTATAACTTGATTTGGGATAAACTCCTTGACCTCCATGTTTTCCCAGATAGAGTAGTAGAATTGGAGACAGCCTTTTATAGGACTAAATTGAATACTTACGGTTGTCCGTTGCATAGTAAAACTGATTATGCGAAAGCTGATTGGACTGTATGGACGGCTGCATTGCAAAATGACCGACTTATGTTTCGTGAGTTTATTCTTCCGCTTTACAATTATATGAATGAAAACAAATGGCGTGTACCAATGGCGGACACTTATAATGTTGTGAATCAGAAAACAAGAGTCACATCATGGGGAAGACCGGTAACGGGGGCCTATTTCATAAAATTATTGGAAACGGTTATTGAATGA
- a CDS encoding TlpA family protein disulfide reductase yields the protein MIQLSFLWGVIYALVIMVFRGVSRNHAILIGFPAIVLFTWALAYVYRNKLSAKNILAVSLVTLILLEGPVRIINYSSTLVSLPSFIFNITGILIGNMLFIKRNKVAGFSFLIVFGCAVWMFCEGGATWANRIFNGTFTGKICTPDDNYKLYDEKGDVLFLSEMEGKIVLLDFWCNGCGACWRKFPVIQSLYDTHRMNGNVVIAGVFVESKNGEYENNMKTFHRKYTFPVFKVSKEDSLVKKLAIKSFPTIAVMDANGVFRGLGSTEVVMNIFDDLVESLK from the coding sequence ATGATACAGTTGTCTTTCCTGTGGGGAGTAATATATGCACTTGTAATAATGGTATTTCGAGGTGTATCTCGGAATCATGCCATTCTCATCGGTTTTCCTGCTATTGTGTTGTTTACTTGGGCATTGGCTTATGTCTATCGCAATAAGCTTTCTGCTAAGAATATATTGGCAGTCTCTTTGGTGACTCTTATTTTATTGGAAGGACCGGTACGGATTATAAACTATTCTTCCACACTGGTTTCCTTGCCGTCTTTTATTTTTAATATAACAGGTATACTTATTGGCAATATGTTGTTTATAAAGCGCAATAAGGTAGCAGGTTTTTCCTTTTTAATTGTATTTGGATGTGCGGTATGGATGTTTTGTGAAGGAGGTGCCACGTGGGCAAATAGAATATTTAATGGAACTTTTACAGGTAAAATCTGTACTCCGGACGATAATTATAAATTGTACGATGAGAAAGGAGATGTGCTGTTTTTATCTGAAATGGAGGGCAAAATTGTGTTATTGGATTTTTGGTGTAACGGCTGTGGAGCCTGTTGGCGGAAGTTTCCTGTGATACAGAGCTTATATGATACACATCGAATGAATGGTAACGTTGTTATTGCCGGAGTTTTTGTTGAGAGTAAGAACGGGGAGTATGAGAATAATATGAAGACATTCCATAGGAAATATACTTTCCCGGTATTCAAAGTTTCTAAAGAGGATTCTTTAGTGAAGAAACTGGCAATAAAATCTTTTCCAACAATTGCTGTGATGGATGCAAACGGAGTCTTTCGAGGTTTGGGAAGTACTGAAGTTGTGATGAATATATTTGATGATTTGGTGGAGAGTTTAAAATAG
- a CDS encoding O-antigen ligase family protein, whose product MIRLLYILFAAACIGSIFVYSHQFTDAYIVPKWCCALFVLLWMLVCAAFLALQRKSIVTDMTIWGSIIVSCCWVQAVYGILQYVGLFPSHATFRVTGSFDNPAGFAACLCAGLPFVVFLIIHKNKYIRYAGWLAGGVMVLAIFLSHSRSGMVSVIAVCIMYLCGRFVHGRLWRYLLSASMIGLLIIGSYWLKKDSADGRLLIWRCGWEMVKDAPWTGHGIGSFEAKYMDYQADYFKEYGSQNRYAMLADNVKQPFNEYLGVLINFGIVGLALLLGIVGALVYCYRQNPTLEKKIALYALLSIGVFSFFSYPFTYSFTWMVTFLAVLMLAADYLNRIKIGTTWTRNILYSVTVVSCFWGQIRLGERTQSERSWQEASELALCHSYDEALPYYVSLKHRFEDNPYFLYNYAAVFTEAKEYEKALKAALECRKYWADYDLELLLGDIYKEKKDHKQAEEYYMSASYMCPSRFLPLYQLYELYKYISNTEKASELAKILLEKPAKVNSALIRRIRYMVKKDGLINSVRR is encoded by the coding sequence ATGATAAGACTCCTTTATATTTTGTTTGCCGCAGCGTGTATAGGCAGTATATTTGTATATTCCCACCAATTTACAGACGCATATATTGTGCCTAAATGGTGCTGCGCTTTGTTTGTGCTGTTATGGATGCTGGTGTGTGCTGCATTTTTGGCATTGCAGCGTAAATCCATAGTGACGGATATGACGATATGGGGGAGTATCATTGTTTCCTGTTGTTGGGTGCAGGCTGTTTATGGAATATTGCAATACGTAGGTTTATTTCCTTCTCATGCAACCTTCCGTGTGACCGGTAGTTTTGATAATCCGGCAGGATTTGCCGCTTGCCTTTGTGCCGGATTGCCTTTTGTCGTTTTTCTGATCATACATAAAAATAAGTATATTCGATATGCCGGATGGTTGGCAGGGGGAGTGATGGTGTTGGCGATATTCTTATCTCATTCGCGATCCGGCATGGTAAGTGTTATTGCGGTATGTATCATGTATTTGTGTGGAAGATTCGTTCATGGGAGATTGTGGAGATATTTGCTATCGGCATCTATGATAGGATTGTTAATAATCGGCTCCTATTGGTTGAAAAAAGATTCGGCAGATGGTCGGTTGTTGATTTGGCGGTGTGGCTGGGAAATGGTGAAAGATGCTCCTTGGACGGGACATGGCATCGGAAGTTTCGAGGCTAAATATATGGACTATCAGGCGGATTATTTCAAAGAATATGGTTCGCAAAATCGCTATGCAATGTTAGCGGATAATGTAAAGCAGCCTTTTAATGAATATTTGGGAGTTCTGATTAATTTCGGTATTGTCGGATTGGCTTTGCTTTTAGGTATTGTGGGGGCGCTTGTGTATTGTTATAGGCAAAATCCTACACTGGAAAAGAAAATAGCTCTTTATGCTTTGCTATCAATAGGCGTATTCTCTTTCTTTTCCTATCCGTTTACGTATTCTTTCACGTGGATGGTGACATTTCTTGCCGTTCTCATGTTGGCTGCTGATTATTTGAATCGGATAAAGATAGGCACCACATGGACCAGGAATATACTGTATTCCGTAACGGTGGTGTCTTGCTTTTGGGGACAGATTAGGCTGGGCGAACGTACACAGTCGGAACGCAGTTGGCAGGAGGCTTCGGAGTTAGCTCTTTGTCATTCGTATGATGAGGCGCTTCCGTACTATGTGAGTCTGAAACACCGATTCGAAGATAATCCTTATTTCTTGTATAATTATGCTGCTGTTTTCACGGAAGCCAAAGAATACGAGAAGGCTTTGAAGGCAGCATTGGAGTGTCGCAAGTATTGGGCAGATTATGATCTTGAATTATTATTGGGTGATATTTATAAAGAAAAAAAGGATCATAAACAGGCTGAAGAATACTATATGAGTGCTTCGTATATGTGTCCTAGTCGTTTTCTTCCTCTTTATCAATTGTATGAACTGTATAAATACATAAGTAACACAGAGAAGGCTTCGGAATTGGCAAAGATACTTTTGGAAAAGCCTGCAAAAGTAAATTCGGCGTTGATAAGGAGAATACGATATATGGTGAAAAAAGATGGTTTAATTAATAGTGTACGAAGATGA
- a CDS encoding DUF2059 domain-containing protein, protein MKNIFLSKVTMCIIALFTLTLSASAQNTNATDEYKETLKKIMNFSGTSTTTDDFFQRLSSIMKLKASEKDEAYWDEFSKKWKEKVENKVFEMYMPVYEKHLTLEELKAVAAFYESPVGKKYKEASLMVMRETMPLLVTQLQTEMFKEVMPEKSERVKKGEQRLKEYEQKQKRDKELYAQAYMLPSDSIVIVPEEVYRKAYKNGRSTTPSLYSIERREDDTKVTFIQPIYWDWQWLYYSPGFKIVDKKSGDEYNVRGYDGGAPMGRLLAVKGFNHKYIYISLLFPKLKKGVKEIDILELSNEKDKEQLPSNDDGKSKSYFNVKVKDYQVVSDKKNKKIYY, encoded by the coding sequence ATGAAAAACATTTTCCTTTCCAAAGTAACGATGTGCATAATTGCACTGTTTACTTTAACTTTATCAGCTTCTGCACAAAATACAAATGCGACAGATGAGTACAAAGAAACGTTGAAGAAAATCATGAATTTTTCTGGTACTTCGACTACTACGGATGACTTTTTCCAGAGATTATCATCTATCATGAAATTAAAGGCATCGGAAAAGGATGAAGCTTATTGGGATGAGTTCTCTAAAAAATGGAAAGAGAAAGTAGAAAATAAGGTGTTTGAAATGTATATGCCTGTTTATGAGAAGCATTTAACATTGGAAGAATTAAAAGCTGTTGCTGCATTTTATGAATCTCCCGTAGGTAAAAAATATAAAGAGGCTTCATTGATGGTTATGCGTGAGACAATGCCGTTGTTAGTGACGCAACTCCAGACAGAGATGTTCAAAGAGGTAATGCCGGAGAAAAGTGAACGGGTAAAAAAAGGTGAACAGCGGTTGAAAGAATATGAGCAAAAGCAGAAGCGTGATAAAGAATTATATGCACAAGCCTATATGCTTCCAAGCGATAGTATAGTGATAGTTCCTGAAGAAGTGTATAGGAAAGCGTATAAGAATGGGAGGTCTACAACTCCTTCCTTATATTCGATTGAAAGAAGAGAGGACGACACCAAGGTGACATTCATACAACCTATTTATTGGGACTGGCAATGGTTGTATTATAGTCCGGGCTTTAAGATTGTTGATAAGAAAAGTGGCGATGAATATAATGTGAGAGGATATGATGGTGGAGCTCCGATGGGCAGGCTGTTGGCTGTCAAAGGATTTAATCATAAATATATTTATATCAGCCTTCTATTCCCGAAACTGAAGAAAGGTGTGAAAGAAATAGATATCCTTGAGCTGTCGAACGAAAAGGATAAAGAACAGTTACCTTCCAATGATGATGGAAAGTCTAAATCATATTTTAATGTAAAGGTGAAGGATTATCAGGTCGTCTCTGATAAGAAAAATAAGAAGATCTATTATTAG
- a CDS encoding discoidin domain-containing protein, which translates to MKTITKLIPVIFLSVIMGGSLFYSCSQEKKEEIAVVLPLDAALSQAGENRVELEKALHRYQSNPSDSLKYRAACFLIENMPFYTYYKGKLLEQYLTFFTLLQEARSKKIYPQAMVDSVRRMYGPFSLDSLQYCKDVLTVDSAYLCSNIDWAFKVWQDQPWGKNVSFADFCEYILPYRIGDETLSYWREDIYRKYNPLLDSLRASTVLDIEDPLVAARCLCDSLRKRSRFFTTTIPQGLPHVGPEIAQSVSGSCRELSDYVVYVCRALGIPCAIDFMPLHGGGNDGHQWVSFADKYGTLYFQEYPDKIKEVRKDKMCEASKIKVYRNTFSLNRVMQAEMQRLDTAVVPFFRDPHIVDVTADYAKTYKKRLEIPTSMLYSGKPRSRIAYLCGSSRMDWEPVAWAEFDGKHLAFSDVQIEPVMRIATYERGRLRFWTDPFEMTVSGEFHVFAPSDSVQDVTLFAKYPLWQDEKYQKRMIGGVFEGSNDPDFRQTEVLFLIEKQPERLRTMAYSRSLTPFRYVRYIGPEKGHCNVAEIEFYEAGGLLPLSGRVIGTPGCYQQDGSHEYTNAFDGNTETSFDYTEPYGGWTGLDLGTPKVIDKIIYTPANRDNYVRSLDEYELSYCTRRGWRTLGQQTAMLDSLVYKRVPKGALLLLQNHTRGKQERIFVYEEGKQVWK; encoded by the coding sequence ATGAAAACAATAACAAAGCTGATTCCTGTTATTTTCCTTTCTGTTATTATGGGAGGTTCTCTTTTTTATTCTTGTTCACAAGAGAAGAAAGAGGAGATTGCTGTTGTACTTCCGTTGGATGCAGCTTTGTCGCAGGCTGGAGAAAATCGTGTTGAACTTGAGAAGGCATTACATCGTTATCAATCCAATCCATCGGATAGCTTGAAATATAGGGCAGCTTGTTTCCTGATAGAGAATATGCCATTTTATACCTATTATAAAGGTAAGCTGCTGGAACAATACCTCACCTTCTTTACTCTCTTGCAGGAAGCACGGAGTAAAAAGATATATCCACAAGCAATGGTGGATTCTGTCAGAAGGATGTATGGACCGTTTTCTTTAGATTCTTTGCAGTATTGCAAAGACGTTTTGACAGTCGATTCTGCTTATTTATGTAGTAACATCGACTGGGCATTTAAAGTTTGGCAGGACCAGCCTTGGGGGAAGAATGTCTCTTTTGCCGATTTTTGCGAGTATATTCTTCCTTATCGTATTGGTGATGAAACATTAAGCTATTGGCGTGAGGATATTTATCGAAAGTATAATCCTTTGCTTGATTCGCTGCGTGCTTCCACGGTTCTTGATATAGAAGATCCGCTTGTTGCTGCCCGTTGTTTGTGTGATTCTCTTCGTAAACGTAGCCGCTTCTTTACAACTACGATTCCGCAAGGACTACCTCATGTAGGACCGGAAATTGCACAAAGCGTTTCGGGCAGTTGCCGTGAACTTTCCGATTATGTTGTTTATGTTTGTCGTGCGTTGGGAATCCCTTGTGCCATAGATTTTATGCCCCTTCATGGAGGTGGGAATGATGGGCACCAATGGGTGTCGTTCGCAGATAAATATGGTACGCTTTATTTTCAGGAGTATCCGGATAAGATAAAAGAAGTCCGTAAGGATAAGATGTGTGAAGCTTCGAAAATAAAGGTTTATCGGAATACGTTCAGTCTTAATCGTGTTATGCAGGCAGAAATGCAACGCTTGGATACGGCTGTTGTGCCTTTCTTCCGAGATCCGCATATCGTTGATGTGACAGCCGATTATGCAAAGACATACAAGAAGAGGCTGGAGATTCCCACATCTATGCTTTATTCGGGAAAGCCCCGTTCGCGTATCGCTTATCTTTGTGGTAGTAGCCGCATGGATTGGGAACCTGTGGCATGGGCGGAATTTGATGGTAAACATCTTGCTTTCAGCGATGTCCAGATAGAACCCGTCATGCGGATAGCAACTTACGAACGGGGAAGGCTTCGTTTTTGGACTGATCCTTTTGAAATGACTGTTTCCGGTGAATTTCATGTTTTTGCTCCGTCAGATAGTGTTCAGGATGTAACGCTGTTTGCTAAATATCCTTTGTGGCAAGATGAGAAGTATCAGAAACGTATGATAGGAGGTGTTTTTGAAGGAAGCAATGATCCGGATTTTCGTCAGACGGAGGTGCTTTTCCTGATAGAAAAGCAACCCGAACGGTTACGGACAATGGCGTATTCCCGTTCTTTGACGCCTTTTCGGTATGTCCGCTATATAGGACCGGAAAAGGGGCATTGCAATGTGGCGGAAATAGAGTTTTATGAAGCGGGTGGACTGTTGCCATTAAGCGGCAGAGTTATAGGTACTCCCGGTTGCTATCAACAGGATGGCTCGCACGAATATACGAATGCATTTGACGGTAATACTGAAACGTCTTTTGATTACACGGAACCCTATGGCGGCTGGACTGGGCTAGACTTAGGCACGCCAAAGGTGATAGATAAGATAATTTATACGCCTGCCAATCGGGATAATTATGTTCGTTCGTTGGATGAATATGAGTTATCTTATTGTACAAGGAGAGGGTGGAGGACGTTAGGACAGCAAACGGCGATGTTGGATTCGCTGGTTTACAAGAGGGTTCCTAAAGGGGCGTTGCTGTTGTTGCAGAATCATACACGAGGGAAGCAGGAACGGATTTTTGTGTATGAGGAGGGAAAGCAGGTGTGGAAGTAG